A single region of the Salarchaeum japonicum genome encodes:
- a CDS encoding MFS transporter, with protein sequence MSTTDSSRSWRGVTAVAAWQVVASATYYAVFAATSSFRDTYGLSGFEVGLVVSVMTLGYTLFLFPMGAVVDAYGDHPAMVGGLGGLAIGAAGVAASGAGLPLAGTYPGLLVAVFVLGCAYATGMPATNRAVASRAPRGRYNLAVGLKQVGVTAGSAISAVFVTNHLVVPTWPASFAVIAAVGFVVAAGYALTFDGTGGSGRMEFPDIRAIAANRLLLVLSLAGFFLGAAIFTLTGYTVPYIEDATPATTAFAGATLALMQVSGSVGRIGAGSIADRIRGTAARASLRVLTVQVAAAAVLFFALPEARGVWLLVVFAGLGLGLLGFTGLYHGAVTALAPEGKSGAATAAGQITLNIGGLVVPPLFGLVADTAGYTLGWYLLGLGVAASTAMVVFALARYD encoded by the coding sequence GTGAGTACGACCGACTCCTCGCGGAGCTGGCGCGGCGTCACCGCGGTCGCCGCCTGGCAGGTCGTCGCGTCCGCGACGTACTACGCGGTGTTCGCCGCGACCTCCTCGTTCCGCGACACCTACGGATTGAGCGGGTTCGAGGTCGGACTCGTGGTGTCAGTGATGACGCTCGGGTACACGCTCTTCCTCTTCCCGATGGGGGCCGTCGTGGACGCGTACGGCGACCACCCCGCGATGGTCGGCGGCCTCGGCGGCCTCGCTATCGGCGCGGCCGGCGTCGCCGCGTCCGGCGCGGGCCTCCCGCTCGCCGGCACCTACCCCGGCCTGCTCGTCGCCGTGTTCGTCCTCGGGTGCGCGTACGCCACCGGGATGCCCGCGACGAACCGCGCGGTCGCCAGCCGCGCCCCCCGCGGCCGGTACAACCTCGCCGTCGGCCTGAAACAGGTCGGCGTCACCGCCGGGAGCGCCATCAGCGCCGTGTTCGTCACGAACCACCTCGTCGTGCCGACGTGGCCCGCGAGCTTCGCCGTCATCGCCGCCGTCGGCTTCGTCGTCGCCGCCGGGTACGCGCTCACGTTCGACGGCACGGGCGGGAGCGGTCGCATGGAGTTCCCGGACATCCGCGCCATCGCCGCGAACCGCCTCCTGCTCGTCCTCTCGCTCGCCGGGTTCTTCCTCGGGGCCGCCATCTTCACCCTCACCGGGTACACCGTCCCCTACATCGAGGACGCGACGCCCGCGACCACCGCGTTCGCCGGCGCGACGCTCGCCCTGATGCAGGTGTCGGGGAGCGTCGGCCGCATCGGCGCGGGAAGCATCGCAGACCGCATCCGCGGCACCGCCGCGCGCGCCAGCCTCCGCGTCCTCACCGTCCAGGTCGCCGCGGCCGCCGTCCTGTTCTTCGCGCTCCCCGAGGCCAGGGGCGTCTGGCTGCTCGTCGTGTTCGCTGGTCTCGGCCTCGGCCTCCTCGGGTTCACCGGTCTCTACCACGGCGCGGTCACCGCGCTCGCCCCCGAAGGGAAGTCCGGGGCCGCGACCGCCGCCGGCCAGATCACGCTCAACATCGGCGGGCTCGTCGTCCCGCCCCTCTTCGGGCTGGTGGCGGACACCGCCGGCTACACGCTCGGCTGGTACCTGCTCGGCCTCGGCGTCGCCGCCTCCACCGCGATGGTGGTGTTCGCGCTCGCCCGCTACGACTGA
- a CDS encoding ketopantoate reductase family protein, with protein sequence MRVAVLGPGAIGSLFGGRLARSGVDVTLVGRPGDHVTALDRDGLRLTLPDGTTERVAVDVTTDPAGVGPVDVVLVCVKAYDTRSALADATSLLADAAVCTFQNGLGNPETIAEFVPESRVLAGTTSHGATLESPGHVRHAGVGDTAVGNYFTDTSETATALARALTDAGIDTDVVADAPRAVWEKVLVNVGINAATALAGVPNGRLADTDPGERVLRRAVEEAAAVAAADGVELTTDPVAAASRVARRTAENHSSMRQDLDRGRKTEIDALNGEIVSRGREHGIDTPVNETLTDLVRLAES encoded by the coding sequence ATGCGCGTCGCAGTGCTCGGCCCGGGCGCTATCGGGTCACTGTTCGGCGGTCGTCTCGCGCGGAGCGGCGTGGACGTGACGCTCGTCGGCCGCCCGGGAGACCACGTCACCGCACTCGACCGGGACGGTCTCCGCCTCACGCTCCCGGACGGCACGACGGAGCGCGTCGCCGTGGACGTGACCACCGACCCCGCCGGCGTCGGCCCCGTCGATGTCGTGCTGGTGTGCGTGAAGGCGTACGACACCCGGAGCGCGCTCGCCGACGCCACCTCCTTGCTCGCCGACGCGGCGGTCTGCACGTTCCAGAACGGCCTCGGGAACCCCGAAACCATCGCGGAGTTCGTGCCCGAGTCGCGCGTGCTCGCGGGGACGACGAGCCACGGCGCGACGCTCGAATCCCCCGGTCACGTCCGGCACGCGGGCGTCGGCGACACGGCCGTGGGGAACTACTTCACCGACACTAGCGAGACGGCGACGGCGCTCGCTCGCGCGCTGACCGACGCCGGCATCGACACCGACGTGGTCGCGGACGCGCCGCGCGCCGTCTGGGAGAAAGTCCTCGTGAACGTCGGCATCAACGCCGCCACCGCGCTCGCCGGCGTTCCGAACGGCCGCCTCGCGGACACCGACCCCGGCGAGCGCGTGCTCCGCCGCGCCGTCGAGGAAGCCGCCGCCGTCGCCGCCGCGGACGGCGTCGAACTCACCACCGACCCCGTCGCGGCCGCGTCCCGGGTCGCCCGCCGCACCGCCGAAAACCACTCCTCGATGCGCCAAGACCTCGACCGCGGGCGAAAAACTGAAATCGACGCGCTGAACGGCGAAATCGTCTCGCGCGGCCGCGAGCACGGTATCGACACGCCCGTGAACGAGACCCTGACGGATCTCGTGCGGCTCGCCGAATCGTAG
- a CDS encoding DICT sensory domain-containing protein, whose amino-acid sequence MDSIRSLVGRVESEGRTLTVYDPLDESVVDRLRDYFGPQRVTVTVAESRGEHAPANFAVLHEAGDVVAASDLDDVDSVIAFEAGIVSNPDFERDSYPAVLEHDDTTTFTSFDKRSMIIASREVEVAAYNVGRGELRVGFQSLSKMDDQWSVYTQLARSGLDVHVYGLPDWERPQRELDLTFHTDDVREVRESWFVVYDGDGRDSRKLALIASERDDGTFHGFWTYDASIVDEFLDYVHAGGLGA is encoded by the coding sequence ATGGACTCCATCCGCTCGCTCGTCGGACGCGTGGAGAGCGAGGGGCGAACGCTCACCGTCTACGACCCCCTGGACGAGAGCGTCGTCGACCGCCTCCGCGACTATTTCGGCCCGCAGCGCGTCACCGTGACCGTCGCGGAATCCCGCGGCGAGCACGCTCCCGCGAACTTCGCCGTGCTTCACGAGGCCGGTGACGTGGTCGCCGCGAGCGACCTGGACGACGTGGACTCCGTCATCGCGTTCGAGGCGGGTATCGTCTCCAATCCCGACTTCGAGCGCGACAGCTACCCCGCGGTGCTCGAACACGACGACACCACGACGTTCACGTCCTTCGACAAACGCAGTATGATAATCGCGTCCCGGGAGGTCGAGGTGGCCGCGTACAACGTCGGCCGCGGCGAACTCCGCGTGGGGTTCCAGTCGCTCTCGAAGATGGACGACCAGTGGAGCGTCTACACCCAGCTTGCACGGAGCGGCCTCGACGTGCACGTGTACGGGCTTCCGGACTGGGAGCGCCCCCAGCGCGAGCTCGACCTCACGTTCCACACGGACGACGTGCGGGAGGTTCGGGAGTCGTGGTTCGTCGTGTACGACGGGGACGGCCGGGATTCGCGGAAGCTCGCGCTCATCGCGAGCGAGCGCGACGACGGCACCTTCCACGGATTCTGGACGTACGACGCGAGCATCGTGGACGAGTTCCTGGACTACGTGCACGCTGGCGGCCTCGGCGCATAG
- a CDS encoding universal stress protein translates to MYEILLAVDEEDEHAEAQVDAVVDLPGKDEIHAHVFHDFQDNPTGASIGQLASARHAKDTLEAAGIEVTLHETSGDPSEAILDTARDLDVDAICVASRKRTPTGKALFGSVTQAVILGSDRPVLVCGAEQ, encoded by the coding sequence ATGTACGAGATACTACTCGCGGTGGACGAGGAGGACGAGCACGCCGAGGCGCAGGTCGACGCGGTGGTAGACCTCCCCGGCAAGGACGAGATTCACGCGCACGTCTTCCACGACTTCCAGGACAACCCCACGGGGGCGTCCATCGGCCAGCTCGCGTCCGCGCGACACGCGAAGGACACCCTGGAGGCCGCCGGTATCGAGGTGACGCTCCACGAGACGAGCGGCGACCCCTCGGAGGCCATCCTCGACACGGCCCGCGACCTCGACGTCGACGCCATCTGCGTCGCGTCCCGCAAACGCACCCCCACCGGCAAAGCCCTCTTCGGGAGCGTGACGCAGGCCGTCATCCTCGGATCCGACCGCCCCGTGCTCGTCTGCGGCGCGGAACAGTAA
- a CDS encoding polyprenyl synthetase, translated as MTDITGDIERELDRTLPTDDALLAGLREPLDTDHWYGELSLHVHDALADARHDGAPAAAAGVECLRAYARLRGRVLVQLNDDVAHSFTADPTRALLASDHLYAAAYAALGRSGGPAELFGAVTRVSQRIAAAFSARYTEDSRDVPDPGSLVDDTTGALGEAAATVGAILADATPAQRDAASALGRGLGALESIRRTDDTAPGDRHVVLPDVDESRLDAYAETRRGDVRRALTDLAADADVSALRALVPE; from the coding sequence ATGACCGACATCACCGGCGACATCGAACGCGAACTCGACCGAACCCTCCCGACGGACGACGCCCTCCTGGCCGGCCTCCGGGAACCGCTCGACACCGACCACTGGTACGGCGAACTCTCCCTCCACGTGCACGACGCGCTCGCGGACGCGCGCCACGACGGCGCACCGGCGGCCGCCGCGGGCGTCGAGTGCCTGCGCGCGTACGCTCGACTGCGCGGCCGCGTGCTCGTCCAGTTGAACGACGACGTGGCGCACTCGTTCACCGCCGACCCGACGCGCGCCCTCCTCGCGAGCGACCACCTCTACGCCGCCGCGTACGCCGCGCTCGGGCGGAGTGGCGGCCCGGCAGAGCTGTTCGGCGCGGTGACCCGGGTCTCCCAGCGCATCGCCGCCGCGTTCAGCGCGCGCTACACCGAGGACTCCCGGGACGTGCCCGACCCGGGGTCGCTCGTGGACGATACCACGGGCGCGCTCGGCGAGGCCGCGGCGACCGTCGGCGCGATTCTCGCGGACGCGACGCCCGCACAGCGCGACGCCGCCAGCGCGCTCGGGCGCGGCCTCGGCGCGCTCGAATCCATCCGCCGCACGGACGACACCGCGCCCGGCGACCGCCACGTCGTCCTCCCCGACGTGGACGAGTCCCGACTGGACGCCTACGCCGAAACCCGCCGCGGGGACGTGCGGCGCGCGCTCACCGACCTCGCCGCGGACGCTGACGTGTCCGCGCTCCGCGCGCTCGTCCCCGAGTGA
- a CDS encoding DUF1684 domain-containing protein — MAEPDLDLDAWRERVREHRAEKRRFVRENMELPETGDDLVLYDLDPDFRVVARLQRAQNPEVVRMELTRGPDAEYERAATLGFTLDGDHHVLAGYHAPNQDGLFVPFTDDTSGGETPKIGRYVELDVEGVESGSQVALDFNLAYLPFCVLDESYASPVPPARNHVPAAIRAGEKHVEIE, encoded by the coding sequence ATGGCCGAACCCGACCTCGACCTCGACGCGTGGCGCGAGCGCGTCCGCGAGCACCGCGCGGAGAAACGCCGGTTCGTCCGGGAGAACATGGAACTCCCCGAGACCGGCGACGACCTCGTACTCTACGACCTCGACCCCGACTTCCGGGTGGTCGCGCGCCTCCAGCGCGCCCAGAACCCCGAAGTCGTGCGGATGGAACTCACGCGCGGCCCCGACGCGGAGTACGAGCGCGCCGCCACGCTCGGGTTCACGCTCGACGGCGACCACCACGTCCTCGCGGGCTACCACGCCCCGAACCAGGACGGCCTGTTCGTCCCGTTCACCGACGACACGTCGGGCGGCGAGACGCCGAAAATCGGCCGGTACGTCGAACTCGACGTGGAGGGCGTGGAGTCCGGGAGTCAGGTCGCGCTGGACTTCAACCTCGCCTACCTGCCCTTCTGCGTGCTGGACGAGAGCTACGCGAGTCCCGTGCCGCCGGCGCGAAACCACGTGCCCGCGGCTATCCGGGCCGGAGAGAAACACGTCGAAATCGAATAA
- a CDS encoding transcription initiation factor IIB, which translates to MSETTIRTYSSDRQRTEEQTSDERENTTTCPECGGKLVNDEEHGETVCAECGLVIEEDGIDRGPEWRAFDSAEKDEKSRVGAPTTNMMHDKGLSTNIGWQDKDAYGNSLSSRQRQKMQRLRTWNERFRTRNSKERNLKQALGEIERMSSALGLPKEVRETASVIYRRALDEDLLPGRSIEGVATASVYAAARQMQTPRSIDEVATVSRIDEMEFKRTYRYIVRELSLEVAPADPASYVPRFASELDLSDEVERRARELLSNAQEQGVTSGKSPVGLAAAAIYAASLLVNQKVTQSEVSEVTDVSEVTIRNRYQELLEATEVGA; encoded by the coding sequence ATGAGCGAGACCACGATACGAACGTACTCCAGCGACCGCCAGCGCACCGAGGAACAGACCAGCGACGAGCGAGAGAACACCACCACGTGTCCCGAATGCGGCGGGAAACTCGTCAACGACGAGGAGCACGGCGAGACCGTCTGCGCCGAGTGCGGCCTCGTCATCGAGGAGGACGGCATCGACCGCGGGCCGGAGTGGCGCGCGTTCGACTCCGCCGAAAAAGACGAGAAATCCCGCGTGGGCGCGCCCACCACGAACATGATGCACGACAAGGGCCTCTCCACGAACATCGGCTGGCAGGACAAGGACGCCTACGGAAACAGCCTGTCCAGCCGCCAGCGCCAGAAGATGCAGCGACTGCGCACGTGGAACGAGCGCTTCCGCACCCGCAACAGCAAGGAGCGAAACCTCAAGCAGGCGCTCGGCGAAATCGAACGCATGAGCAGCGCGCTCGGCCTCCCCAAGGAAGTACGGGAGACGGCGTCCGTCATCTACCGCCGCGCGCTCGACGAAGACCTCCTGCCCGGCCGCAGCATCGAAGGCGTCGCTACCGCGTCCGTCTACGCGGCGGCCCGCCAGATGCAGACGCCGCGCTCCATCGACGAGGTCGCGACCGTCAGCCGCATCGACGAGATGGAGTTCAAGCGCACGTACCGCTACATCGTACGGGAACTCAGCCTCGAAGTCGCGCCCGCCGACCCCGCGAGCTACGTCCCGCGGTTCGCGAGCGAACTCGACCTCAGCGACGAGGTCGAACGCCGCGCCCGCGAACTCCTCTCGAACGCACAGGAGCAGGGCGTCACCAGCGGTAAGAGTCCGGTCGGCCTCGCCGCGGCCGCAATCTACGCCGCGAGCCTGCTCGTGAACCAGAAGGTCACGCAGAGCGAGGTCAGCGAGGTCACCGACGTGAGCGAGGTCACCATCCGCAACCGCTATCAGGAACTCCTGGAAGCCACCGAGGTCGGCGCGTAA
- a CDS encoding response regulator transcription factor, which yields MPPERPSSDDAEGTPTVLAVDDDTDLADTYAIWLDQEYDVQTAYGGEEALSELDEDVDVVLLDRRMPGMSGGEVLDRIREAGYDCRVAMLTAVEPDADIVEMGFDDYLTKPVTREELVEAVNDLYTRLTLDDTLQELYATTSKIAVLESELPPEEQQTSDALSRLHEHANALESQTQARMDDLDDAEEAFREADF from the coding sequence ATGCCACCGGAACGACCGTCGTCGGACGACGCCGAGGGAACCCCCACGGTTCTCGCGGTCGACGACGACACCGACCTCGCCGACACGTACGCCATCTGGCTCGACCAGGAGTACGACGTCCAGACCGCGTACGGCGGCGAAGAAGCGCTGTCGGAACTCGACGAGGACGTGGACGTGGTGTTGCTCGACCGCCGGATGCCCGGGATGTCAGGCGGGGAGGTGCTCGACCGCATCCGCGAGGCGGGCTACGACTGCCGGGTGGCGATGCTCACCGCGGTCGAACCCGACGCGGACATCGTGGAGATGGGGTTCGACGACTACCTCACGAAACCCGTGACGCGGGAGGAGCTCGTCGAGGCCGTGAACGACCTCTACACGCGGCTCACGCTGGACGATACACTCCAGGAGCTGTACGCGACCACGTCGAAGATAGCCGTGCTCGAATCCGAACTTCCCCCGGAAGAACAGCAGACGAGCGACGCGCTCTCCCGGCTTCACGAGCACGCGAACGCCCTCGAATCGCAGACGCAGGCCCGGATGGACGACCTGGACGACGCGGAGGAAGCGTTCCGCGAGGCCGACTTCTAG
- a CDS encoding DUF6663 family protein: MSEARTTGEYRVRSRTPDGAAFVLVPLDGDDPVRVEDDDADVEPGNRVRATLAWTDGTARFETVEVVEDTRITYVRGATGLFEDALDAMEEARREGLGVNSRTTYSTDGEPNGAVYTVASQPGERDLYTEFRDGTAPLEPLLDRLDDFEDCPHHVFVLDPAEHDFLVLYLVLRRDSVLERTVADTYA; the protein is encoded by the coding sequence ATGTCGGAGGCCCGAACGACCGGCGAGTACCGCGTTCGCTCGCGGACGCCCGACGGCGCGGCGTTCGTGCTCGTCCCGCTGGACGGCGACGACCCGGTGCGCGTCGAGGACGACGACGCCGACGTGGAACCGGGAAACCGCGTTCGGGCGACCCTCGCGTGGACGGACGGCACCGCGCGTTTCGAGACGGTCGAAGTCGTCGAGGACACCCGAATCACGTACGTCCGCGGCGCGACCGGCCTGTTCGAGGACGCGCTCGACGCCATGGAGGAAGCGCGCCGCGAGGGCCTCGGCGTGAACTCCCGCACCACGTACAGCACCGACGGCGAACCCAACGGCGCGGTCTACACGGTCGCCAGCCAACCGGGCGAGCGCGACCTCTACACCGAATTCCGAGACGGCACCGCGCCGCTCGAACCCCTCCTCGACCGACTCGACGACTTCGAGGACTGCCCCCACCACGTCTTCGTCCTCGACCCCGCCGAACACGACTTCCTCGTGCTCTACCTCGTCCTCCGCCGCGACAGCGTCCTCGAACGAACCGTCGCGGACACCTACGCCTGA
- a CDS encoding HalX domain-containing protein: MVGQTPRPSVLVVDDPDRHDRYQTWLPAYEVHTVESERAAADALTDDVHVVLLDDARRRDGTLVERGHRHGARVALLAGNDRRADATVPDPDDRETVVNTVESLLAHTAYDADLDELFVLCKRRAALLAANIDRSEAVAALSRRIDAVTAELDTTVADFATDDFQAAFRDVDSPRSDRETERGRRRKTYSHRTQ; the protein is encoded by the coding sequence ATGGTGGGGCAGACACCGCGCCCGAGCGTTCTCGTCGTTGACGACCCCGACCGGCACGACCGCTACCAGACGTGGCTCCCGGCGTACGAGGTTCACACCGTCGAGAGCGAGCGAGCGGCCGCGGACGCCCTCACGGACGACGTGCACGTCGTCCTCCTCGACGACGCACGACGCCGCGACGGAACCCTCGTGGAACGAGGCCATCGCCACGGCGCGCGCGTCGCCCTGCTCGCCGGGAACGACCGCCGCGCGGACGCCACCGTCCCCGACCCCGACGACCGCGAGACCGTCGTGAACACCGTCGAATCCCTGCTCGCGCACACCGCGTACGACGCCGACCTCGACGAGCTCTTCGTGCTCTGCAAGCGCCGCGCCGCCCTCCTCGCCGCGAACATCGACCGGTCGGAGGCGGTCGCGGCGCTCTCCCGCCGCATCGACGCCGTCACTGCCGAACTCGACACCACCGTCGCCGACTTCGCGACCGACGACTTCCAGGCCGCCTTTCGAGACGTGGACAGCCCACGGTCTGACCGCGAAACCGAGAGAGGGCGGCGACGGAAGACTTATTCACACAGAACGCAGTGA
- a CDS encoding DUF7112 family protein gives MPDRIASDNPAVETVTATIGRYGRTTRPQIELPDGDADRFPVGEVVRLVLDGTEYRARIEERGGAPVIRGAYETPRLARTPGEGENQLVSWLDGTTLDIGRSVYVDIVEAGYAYGLREPGTTAYYDATEKPSDSLADIARDLDG, from the coding sequence ATGCCCGACAGAATCGCGTCCGACAACCCCGCGGTCGAGACGGTCACCGCGACCATCGGCCGGTACGGCCGGACGACCCGTCCCCAGATAGAACTCCCCGACGGCGACGCCGACCGCTTCCCCGTCGGCGAGGTCGTGCGCCTCGTCCTCGACGGCACCGAGTACCGCGCGCGAATCGAGGAGCGCGGCGGCGCTCCGGTGATTCGCGGCGCGTACGAGACGCCGCGGCTCGCGCGCACGCCCGGCGAGGGCGAGAACCAGCTCGTCTCGTGGCTCGACGGCACGACCCTCGACATCGGCCGGTCGGTGTACGTCGATATCGTGGAAGCCGGGTACGCGTACGGACTCCGGGAACCCGGGACGACCGCGTACTACGACGCGACGGAGAAACCGAGCGACAGCCTCGCGGACATCGCGCGCGACCTGGACGGCTAG
- a CDS encoding aminopeptidase P family protein, with protein MTPFERRTRACQERLDADESLILFPSPNLYYLGGFHETPGERHFFLFVTPDDAAFLAPALYEDQLRDETWVDDIRVWSDGDDPVEHVRAIANDLDLGSNVLLDETMWARFSMDIRTALPDAEFGLATDVLSALRVRKDDAERDAIRRASDAADAAMRDVRALGADAVGRTETDLARYVSDRLDHHGGTGTSFETIVASGPNAALPHHHHGDREIEAGDPVVFDFGTRVAHYPSDQTRTVVFDGEPTESYRAAHETVVEAQRAAVEAVEPGVDCETVDAAARDVIADAGFGDEFVHRTGHGVGLDVHEEPYIVAGNDRELREGMVFSVEPGVYREGEWGVRIEDLVVVTADGCERLNRTTRDWRA; from the coding sequence ATGACGCCCTTCGAACGCCGCACCCGCGCCTGCCAGGAACGACTCGACGCGGACGAGTCCCTGATACTGTTCCCGAGCCCGAACCTCTACTACCTCGGCGGCTTCCACGAAACCCCCGGCGAACGCCACTTCTTCCTGTTCGTCACGCCCGACGACGCCGCGTTCCTCGCGCCCGCGCTCTACGAAGACCAGCTCCGCGACGAGACCTGGGTGGACGACATCCGCGTCTGGAGCGATGGCGACGACCCCGTCGAGCACGTCCGCGCCATCGCGAACGACCTCGACCTCGGCTCGAACGTCCTCCTCGACGAGACGATGTGGGCGCGGTTCTCCATGGACATCCGGACGGCGCTCCCGGACGCCGAGTTCGGCCTCGCGACGGACGTGCTGTCCGCGCTCCGCGTGCGGAAGGACGACGCCGAACGCGACGCCATCCGCCGGGCGAGCGACGCCGCGGACGCCGCGATGCGGGACGTGCGCGCGCTCGGCGCGGACGCCGTCGGGCGAACCGAAACCGACCTCGCGCGGTACGTCTCCGACCGCCTCGACCACCACGGCGGGACGGGCACGTCCTTCGAGACCATCGTCGCGTCCGGGCCGAACGCCGCGCTCCCCCACCACCACCACGGCGACCGCGAAATCGAGGCCGGCGACCCCGTGGTGTTCGACTTCGGGACGCGCGTCGCCCACTACCCGAGCGACCAGACCCGGACGGTCGTCTTCGACGGCGAGCCGACCGAATCGTACAGAGCGGCGCACGAGACCGTCGTCGAGGCCCAGCGGGCCGCCGTCGAGGCCGTCGAACCCGGCGTGGACTGCGAGACTGTGGACGCCGCCGCGCGCGACGTCATCGCGGACGCCGGGTTCGGCGACGAGTTCGTCCACCGCACCGGCCACGGCGTCGGCCTCGACGTGCACGAGGAACCCTACATCGTCGCGGGGAACGACCGCGAACTCCGCGAGGGAATGGTGTTCAGCGTCGAACCCGGCGTCTACCGGGAGGGCGAGTGGGGCGTCCGCATCGAAGACCTCGTCGTCGTCACCGCGGACGGCTGTGAGCGCCTGAACCGCACGACGCGGGACTGGCGAGCCTGA
- a CDS encoding Hsp20/alpha crystallin family protein produces MKSSPFDEMDRMFEQMDRAFDDMRARWSNESGDSGVYGGLHGLTHDWQTTDDAHTLVVDLPGFEREELDVHAEDGVVVIDAEHEADAEHGVRGRRVHERLSLPADADVENVQATYRNGVLELAFGRTHESGRRIDIQ; encoded by the coding sequence ATGAAGAGTAGTCCCTTCGACGAGATGGATCGCATGTTCGAGCAGATGGACCGCGCGTTCGACGACATGCGGGCGCGCTGGAGCAACGAATCCGGTGATTCAGGCGTCTACGGCGGCCTCCACGGCCTGACGCACGACTGGCAGACCACGGACGACGCCCACACGCTCGTCGTCGACCTCCCCGGGTTCGAGCGCGAGGAACTCGACGTGCACGCCGAGGACGGCGTCGTCGTCATCGACGCGGAACACGAAGCCGACGCGGAACACGGCGTCCGCGGGCGACGCGTCCACGAACGCCTCAGCCTCCCCGCTGACGCCGACGTCGAGAACGTCCAGGCGACCTACCGGAACGGCGTGCTCGAACTCGCGTTCGGCCGCACCCACGAATCCGGCCGCCGTATCGACATCCAGTAG